In Bacillota bacterium, a single genomic region encodes these proteins:
- a CDS encoding ABC transporter ATP-binding protein, translating into MAIVETKDLTKIYGKGETAVTALNRVNLQIETGSFVAVMGPSGCGKSTLLHLIGGLDKPTSGIVVVDGHDLAKLNDTELTELRRRKIGFVFQYYNLIPVLSAQENAALPLILDGVKQSRALALAREWLSHVGLKDRINHKPSELSGGQQQRVAIARALVSEPVLILADEPTGNLDTRASDEIAVLLKHISKQWSRTVVIVTHDPRIAAYSDKIIFLKDGSIVDETQLSHKDPDEENAVRERMGRL; encoded by the coding sequence TTGGCAATTGTAGAAACAAAAGATCTCACTAAAATCTATGGCAAGGGTGAAACCGCTGTTACTGCACTTAACAGGGTGAATTTGCAAATTGAGACAGGGTCATTTGTTGCTGTTATGGGACCGAGCGGATGCGGCAAGTCAACTTTGCTTCACCTTATCGGCGGCCTGGATAAGCCGACTTCGGGAATCGTAGTTGTTGATGGACATGACTTAGCAAAGCTCAACGACACGGAGTTAACCGAACTGCGGAGGCGCAAGATTGGTTTTGTATTCCAGTACTATAATCTAATACCAGTCCTCAGCGCGCAAGAAAACGCAGCTTTGCCGCTTATCCTAGATGGAGTTAAGCAATCCAGGGCGCTGGCACTTGCAAGGGAATGGCTTAGCCATGTGGGTCTTAAGGATAGGATTAACCATAAGCCGAGTGAACTATCTGGAGGTCAGCAACAACGCGTTGCAATAGCGCGGGCTCTTGTATCCGAGCCGGTCCTTATTTTGGCAGATGAGCCAACCGGCAATCTCGACACCCGGGCATCAGACGAAATTGCTGTCTTGCTCAAGCATATATCAAAGCAATGGAGCCGCACGGTAGTAATAGTAACCCACGATCCCCGTATAGCAGCTTATTCCGACAAGATAATCTTTCTAAAAGACGGCTCGATAGTTGATGAGACCCAACTGTCACACAAAGACCCTGACGAAGAAAATGCCGTGCGCGAAAGGATGGGGCGCCTATAA
- a CDS encoding PadR family transcriptional regulator, translating into MSVRNALLGLLGQRPRHGYELHAAFEAVVGGEEIWDVKPAQIYTTLSRLKEGGLVIEKTLDQDGGPEKRIYEITAEGKHELANWLNTPVTGEHQRDEFFVKLMISLATKEADPRTVIYTQRASLYKELHDITLQRTSSDPASELAHIMMLDRAIMHLEADLRWLDMIEARIEEIRRQPLPEPEPRPRGRPRKYR; encoded by the coding sequence ATGTCGGTACGAAATGCATTACTGGGTTTATTAGGTCAGCGGCCCAGACACGGCTATGAGCTCCATGCTGCATTTGAAGCAGTAGTTGGCGGTGAGGAGATTTGGGATGTCAAGCCTGCCCAAATCTATACAACGCTGTCGCGGTTAAAGGAAGGTGGGCTGGTTATCGAAAAGACTTTGGACCAAGATGGAGGGCCAGAAAAGCGCATCTATGAAATAACTGCTGAAGGAAAGCATGAGCTGGCAAACTGGCTAAACACGCCGGTTACGGGAGAGCACCAACGTGATGAGTTCTTCGTTAAGCTAATGATCAGTCTGGCGACTAAAGAAGCAGACCCGCGAACGGTTATCTACACGCAGCGTGCCAGCCTTTATAAAGAGTTGCACGATATCACTCTTCAGCGCACCTCATCTGATCCAGCGTCTGAGCTAGCCCATATAATGATGCTCGACAGAGCAATTATGCATCTTGAGGCAGATTTGCGCTGGCTTGATATGATCGAGGCGCGTATTGAAGAGATACGAAGGCAGCCGCTTCCCGAACCAGAACCGCGCCCACGCGGACGACCTCGCAAATACCGCTAG
- a CDS encoding YIP1 family protein: MESIRNLARVVVKPSRVFEWIKENPVWWVPIILLVITSVIFAVVSVPLSIEVSQKALSSNSNISPEQAAQAKKMMESPLFSVIAAASAFIGTIIAFFVQSALLHLGAYIFGGRAKFSVGLATVGYAQIPIVIQQIIQSAYMVASGKIVVPGLSALLPSSRAATPLGVMLARIDVFGIWSIILLIIGFSFTYKITKTKAAAVTVGYWALGTIFAVLSVLLSMSFKPAG; this comes from the coding sequence GTGGAATCGATAAGGAATCTTGCACGCGTTGTAGTTAAGCCATCTAGGGTGTTTGAATGGATTAAGGAGAATCCGGTTTGGTGGGTGCCAATAATTTTATTGGTTATCACCTCGGTTATTTTCGCGGTAGTAAGCGTGCCACTATCTATTGAGGTTAGCCAGAAAGCACTATCAAGCAACTCCAACATATCGCCCGAACAAGCAGCCCAGGCTAAAAAAATGATGGAATCACCGCTTTTTAGTGTCATAGCTGCAGCCTCAGCTTTTATTGGGACTATTATAGCTTTCTTCGTTCAGTCTGCTTTGTTGCATCTTGGCGCTTACATATTCGGCGGACGTGCTAAATTTTCTGTTGGTTTAGCAACTGTTGGGTATGCCCAGATTCCAATAGTTATCCAGCAGATCATCCAATCCGCATATATGGTTGCAAGCGGCAAAATAGTCGTCCCAGGTCTTTCCGCACTGCTCCCCAGCAGCAGGGCAGCAACCCCCCTTGGAGTGATGCTTGCCCGCATCGATGTCTTTGGCATATGGTCTATCATTCTCCTTATAATAGGGTTCTCGTTCACATACAAGATAACAAAAACTAAAGCAGCGGCAGTTACAGTTGGCTACTGGGCGCTTGGCACGATTTTCGCTGTGCTATCTGTACTGTTAAGCATGTCTTTTAAACCGGCCGGTTAG